In the genome of Aureimonas sp. OT7, one region contains:
- a CDS encoding urease accessory UreF family protein — MDPASASFGGGETAHLHLLRLVSQTLPIGGFSYSRGLEPAILAGWVCDEASAREWIIGVLQSSFAQLDGALFWRLASALAQGDEERFLAADAWLAASRESREFQLEDRRLGQALLRLLTDLDVPGARRGHNRQLTFAAVFALAVHHWRIAPMVALQGLMWIFVEGQVTAAIRLVPLGHTAGQRILIHAVEPIERAAARAASMADDDIGNMAPALAMASAWHETQYSRLFQS, encoded by the coding sequence ATGGATCCAGCTTCGGCATCCTTCGGCGGGGGCGAGACGGCGCATCTGCATTTGCTGCGCCTCGTCAGCCAGACCCTGCCGATCGGCGGGTTCTCCTATTCCAGGGGTCTGGAGCCGGCCATTCTGGCGGGCTGGGTCTGCGACGAGGCTTCCGCGCGGGAGTGGATCATCGGGGTTTTGCAGTCGAGTTTCGCGCAGCTGGATGGCGCGCTGTTCTGGCGTCTGGCATCGGCGCTGGCCCAGGGCGACGAGGAACGCTTCCTGGCGGCCGATGCATGGCTGGCCGCCAGCCGCGAAAGCCGCGAGTTCCAGCTCGAGGACAGGCGGCTGGGCCAGGCGCTGCTGCGCTTGCTGACCGACCTCGATGTGCCGGGCGCGCGCCGCGGCCATAACAGGCAACTCACCTTTGCCGCAGTTTTCGCCCTGGCCGTTCATCACTGGCGGATCGCGCCGATGGTGGCGCTGCAAGGGTTGATGTGGATCTTCGTGGAAGGGCAGGTAACGGCCGCGATCAGGCTGGTGCCGCTTGGACATACGGCCGGGCAGCGCATCCTGATACACGCGGTGGAGCCGATCGAGCGGGCAGCGGCGCGTGCCGCTTCGATGGCGGATGACGACATCGGCAACATGGCCCCCGCATTGGCCATGGCCAGCGCCTGGCACGAGACCCAGTATAGTCGCCTTTTTCAATCCTGA